In Raphanus sativus cultivar WK10039 chromosome 5, ASM80110v3, whole genome shotgun sequence, the following proteins share a genomic window:
- the LOC108860527 gene encoding casparian strip membrane protein 2, with protein MKNESTFIDVPADSSSAMKGKAPLIGVAKDHTASGSGGYNRGLSVFDFLLRLAAIVAASVAAGTMFTSDETLPFFTQFLQFQAGYDDLPTFQFFVIAMSLVSGYIVLSLPISVVAIVRPLAAAPRLLLLVLDTAVMGLTMAAASSAAAISYVAHNGNQNTNWLPICQQFGDFCQKTSGAVVSSFVAVVFFMILVVLSGVALKRH; from the exons ATGAAGAACGAATCTACATTCATTGATGTTCCTGCAGATTCCAGCTCAGCAATGAAAGGGAAAGCTCCTCTAATCGGTGTAGCTAAAGACCACACTGCAAGTGGCTCAGGTGGATACAACAGAGGCCTCTCAGTCTTCGACTTCCTCCTCCGTTTAGCTGCCATTGTTGCAGCATCAGTCGCCGCTGGAACCATGTTTACTAGCGACGAGACTCTTCCTTTCTTCACTCAGTTCTTACAGTTCCAAGCTGGCTACGACGATCTACCAACTTTCCA gTTCTTTGTGATTGCCATGTCCTTGGTTTCAGGATACATCGTCCTTTCACTTCCTATCTCCGTAGTTGCCATCGTTCGCCCTCTCGCCGCCGCTCCAAGACTCCTCTTGCTCGTTCTTGACACT GCGGTTATGGGGTTGACCATGGCGGCTGCATCATCTGCGGCGGCGATATCTTATGTAGCACACAATGGAAACCAGAACACGAACTGGCTTCCCATTTGCCAACAGTTTGGTGACTTCTGTCAGAAAACCAGCGGGGCTGTGGTCTCTTCCTTTGTCGCCGTCGTGTTTTTCATGATCCTGGTTGTCCTCTCCGGAGTCGCTCTCAAAAGACactaa
- the LOC108862993 gene encoding LOW QUALITY PROTEIN: protein trichome birefringence-like 8 (The sequence of the model RefSeq protein was modified relative to this genomic sequence to represent the inferred CDS: inserted 1 base in 1 codon; substituted 1 base at 1 genomic stop codon), translating into MDHHQESNSLKRLFPLSSSPFFSTFKLKKHIFVGISLLISFLIISIIFVDLAGFEPHLCFGFLSSSSKTITNEQRNNNGNVCDYSYGKWVRRRQRDMHETSYGEDCRFLDPGFRCLNNGRKDSGFRQWRWKPHGCDLPRFNARDFLERSRNGRIVFVGDSIGRNQWESLLCMLSQAVSNKSEIYEVNGSPISKHKGFLSMRFPEQNLTVEYHRTPFLVVVARPPENSPVDVKMTVRVDEFNWQSKRWVGSDVLVFNTGHWWNEDKTFKSGCYFQEGGKLNKTMGVMEGFAKSLKTWKSWILEKLDSESSYVFFRSFSPVHYRSCFTXNQTRISRIXALLSFIGCCRNGTWNLGGLCDADTEPEIDMTKMEPDPIHNSYISEVIQGMRYEHSKVKFLNITYLTEFRKDAHPSRYREPGTPQDAPQDCSHWCLPGVPDTWNEILYAQLLAMNYRTK; encoded by the exons ATGGATCATCATCAAGAAtcaaattctctaaaacgactcTTCCCTCTATCTTCATCTCCTTTCTTCTCAACCTTCAAGCTCAAGAAACATATTTTCGTGGGGATCTCTCTTCTCATCAGTTTCCTAATAATCTCCATTATATTCGTCGATCTTGCCGGCTTCGAGCCTCATCTCTGTTTTGGCTTCTTATCTTCATCATCGAAAACCATAACGAATGAGCAAAGAAACAACAACGGCAATGTATGCGACTATTCGTACGGAAAATGGGTTCGTAGACGACAACGTGACATGCACGAAACGTCTTACGGAGAAGATTGTCGGTTTCTGGATCCTGGTTTTCGTTGTCTGAATAACGGAAGAAAAGATTCTGGTTTCCGACAATGGCGATGGAAACCACACGGCTGCGATCTTCCACG ATTCAACGCAAGAGATTTTCTGGAGAGGAGTAGGAACGGGAGGATTGTGTTCGTCGGAGATTCCATCGGAAGAAACCAATGGGAATCTCTCTTGTGTATGCTTTCACAAGCCGTGTCTAACAAGTCTGAGATATATGAGGTAAATGGGAGCCCTATAAGCAAGCATAAGGGTTTCCTTTCAATGCGGTTTCCGGAACAAAACCTAACCGTCGAATATCATAGAACACCGTTTCTGGTCGTGGTTGCTAGGCCACCTGAGAACTCACCGGTAGATGTCAAGATGACGGTTAGAGTCGATGAGTTTAACTGGCAGTCGAAAAGATGGGTCGGGTCTGATGTTCTAGTCTTCAACACAGGACATTGGTGGAACGAAGACAAAACCTTTAAATC aggTTGCTATTTTCAGGAGGGAGGTAAATTGAACAAGACAATGGGAGTAATGGAGGGTTTTGCCAAGTCTTTGAAGACATGGAAGTCATGGATTTTAGAAAAGCTAGATTCTGAGAGTAGTTATGTCTTCTTCAGAAGCTTTTCTCCTGTGCATTACAGGTCTTGTTTCA AAAATCAGACAAGAATCTCTAGAATCTAGGCTTTATTAAGCTTTATTGGGTGTTGCAGGAATGGGACATGGAACTTGGGTGGTTTGTGTGATGCAGATACAGAGCCAGAGATTGATATGACGAAGATGGAACCTGACCCTATCCACAACAGTTATATCTCTGAAGTAATACAAGGAATGAGATATGAACATAGTAAGGTTAAGTTTTTGAATATTACATATCTGACCGAGTTCAGGAAAGATGCTCATCCTTCGCGGTATCGAGAGCCAGGAACTCCTCAAGATGCTCCTCAAGATTGCAGTCACTGGTGCTTACCCGGTGTACCTGACACATGGAATGAGATCCTCTACGCGCAGCTATTGGCAATGAATTACCGAACAAAATGA
- the LOC108862992 gene encoding uncharacterized protein LOC108862992 — protein sequence MAAKLHPPGLVSSSSSTPRQPRIPIVSFVSCKKAVQLSNCLSTSPRSQVFVRYGFLERSSHYKKKARRRRLVQPFLLASAEDGVAVSGGSSQSGGSSSSSSSVGEVRAKLAAAAGSLQEESYCNGLVQSLHDAARTLEFAVKEKITPPRFSWFSATWLGADRNAWLKTLSYQASLYSLLQAVNEISSRGNNRDEDVNVFVQRSLSRQAAPLENMMRDTLSSKHPEAYEWFWSEQVPSVVTSFVNYIEGDQRFLAATSLYTSKGKSSAASNEIEVSLLMLVLNSIAAITKLGPAKFSCPPFFLSLPDTTGRLMEKVVDFVPLPQAYHSIKSIGLQREFLTHFGPRAALGRVKGDSATDEVVFWVDLIQKQLQRAIDREKIWSRLTTSESIEVLERDLAIFGFFIALGRSTQSYLAANGFDSLENPLEDLVRHLIGGSVLYYPQLSAISSYQLYVEVVCEELEWIPFYPNSTGAQPPKQSHGHRSKPEGPPNYEVIPQVLDVCSYWLQSFIKHSKWPENPSNVKAAKFLSKGHKSVIRCREELAISKNASSAVTESDSFDKALESVDEALVRLESLLQELYVSNSSSGKEQIKAACSDLEKIRKLKKEAEFLEATFRAKTASLQQEGDKNDSRESYEIQKRYFKGKITKNATSSEDKGNSMSRGFWGFFVRPPKSNPDPEFSGDEFPGKSSGNLLPMDSEPNEISRFEILRNELIELEMRVKRSTAQTIDDEERISEDSPRPSSRQTGVQLVQIKKENMIEKTLHKLRETTTDVWQGTQLLAIDSAAAMKLLRRSLIGDELTQKEKKALRRTMTDLASVIPIGILMLLPVTAVGHAAMLAAIQRYVPGLIPSTYGPERLNLLRQLEKVKELQTNETEAEESTEKIAYD from the exons ATGGCAGCTAAACTACATCCACCTGGTCTCGTATCGTCAAG CTCTTCAACTCCACGTCAGCCGCGGATCCCTATTGTATCTTTCGTATCCTGCAAAAAGGCGGTGCAGTTATCAAACTGCTTGAGCACTAGTCCCAGGAGCCAAGTGTTTGTTAGATATGGTTTTCTCGAAAGGAGTTCGCATTACAAGAAGAAAGCACGGAGGAGGAGGCTTGTGCAGCCTTTTCTCCTGGCTTCTGCTGAAGACGGAGTAGCTGTTAGTGGAGGAAGTTCCCAGTCAGGAGGATCTAGTAGTAGCAGTAGTAGTGTTGGGGAGGTGAGGGCCAAGCTGGCGGCGGCGGCGGGGTCGTTGCAAGAGGAAAGCTACTGTAATGGACTCGTCCAGTCTCTTCACGACGCTGCGAGGACTCTCGAGTTTGCTGTCAAGGAGAAGATTACTCCGCCGAGGTTTTCGTGGTTCTCTGCTACGTGGCTGGGAGCTGATAGGAATGCTTGGTTGAAGACTCTTTCCTATCAG GCTTCTCTGTACTCCTTACTACAAGCTGTAAATGAGATTTCATCGAGAGGGAATAACAGAGACGAGGATGTTAACGTCTTCGTTCAGAGGAG CTTATCACGCCAAGCTGCTCCCCTTGAGAATATGATGCGGGACACTCTATCATCCAAACATCCTGAAGCCTATGAATGGTTTTGGTCTGAGCAAGTTCCTTCTGTAGTGACATCTTTTGTGAATTATATTGAGGGGGATCAACGCTTTCTTGCCGCCACTTCTCT CTATACTTCTAAAGGAAAGTCCTCCGCTGCAAGTAATGAGATTGAGGTGTCACTTCTCATGCTTGTACTCAATTCCATTGCAGCAATCACGAAACTTGGCCCAGCAAAATTTTCCTGCCCACCCTTCTTTTTGTCGCTTCCAGACACAACTGGAAGACTGATGGAAAAAGTTGTAGATTTCGTTCCACTCCCTCAAGCGTATCATTCAATCAAAAGTATAGGCCTACAAAGAGAGTTTCTTACTCATTTTGGTCCTCGGGCAGCACTGGGCAGAGTAAAAGGTGACTCTGCTACAGATGAAGTTGTTTTCTGGGTTGATCTTATACAGAAACAACTGCAGCGGGCTATAGATCGGGAGAAAATATGGTCAAGGTTAACAACTTCCGAAAGTATAGAG GTTTTAGAGAGGGATTTAGCCATCTTTGGATTCTTCATTGCCTTGGGCAGGAGCACGCAGTCCTATTTAGCTGCAAATGGTTTTGATTCTCTTGAGAACCCTTTGGAAGACCTTGTTAG GCATCTCATTGGGGGCAGCGTCCTGTACTATCCACAACTTTCAGCCATCAGTTCATACCAACTGTATGTAGAG GTTGTTTGCGAAGAACTAGAATGGATTCCTTTCTATCCGAACAGTACTGGCGCACAGCCTCCAAAACAATCACACGGGCATAGGAGCAAACCAGAAGGGCCACCTAATTACGAAGTTATTCCCCAGGTGCTGGATGTTTGTTCTTATTGGCTGCAGAGCTTCATTAAACATAGTAAATGGCCAGAGAACCCTTCTAATGTCAAGGCAGCAAAATTCCTATCCAAGGG GCACAAGAGTGTGATTCGGTGCAGGGAAGAACTGGCGATATCAAA GAATGCTTCATCAGCTGTTACAGAGTCGGACTCATTTGACAAG GCCCTAGAAAGTGTAGATGAAGCCCTCGTGAGATTGGAAAGCCTGCTACAGGAGTTGTATGTATCCAACTCATCGTCTGGAAAGGAACAAATAAAAGCCGCTTGCTCTGACCTTGAGAAAATACGGAAGCTTAAAAAAGAAGCTGAGTTTTTGGAGGCAACATTCAGAGCCAAAACAGCTTCCCTGCAACAG GAGGGTGATAAAAACGATTCCCGGGAATCCTACGAGATACAAAAACGGTATTTTAAAGGGAAAATCACAAAGAATGCAACTAGTTCTGAAGATAAAGGCAACAG TATGAGTCGTGGATTCTGGGGATTCTTTGTACGGCCTCCAAAGAGTAATCCTGATCCTGAGTTCTCG GGGGATGAATTTCCTGGGAAATCCAGTGGAAACTTACTTCCCATGGACTCGGAACCAAATGAAATTAGTCGATTTGAAATCCTAAGGAACGAACTGATAGAACTGGAAATGCGGGTTAAAAGAAGCACTGCTCAGACAATAGATGATGAG GAAAGAATCTCTGAAGATTCTCCTCGACCAAGCAGTAGACAAACAGGCGTTCAGTTGGTACAAATAAAGAAGGAAAACATGATCGAGAAAACTCTTCACAAGCTAAGAGAAACCACAACG GACGTGTGGCAAGGTACTCAGCTTCTTGCCATTGATTCAGCAGCTGCTATGAAGCTACTTCGGCGATCTCTCATTGGTGATGAATTAACacagaaagaaaagaaagctctGCGCAGAACCATGACTGACTTGGCATCAGTCATTCCCATCGGTATTCTAATGCTTCTTCCT GTTACAGCGGTTGGTCACGCAGCTATGCTGGCTGCAATTCAGAGATATGTCCCAGGCCTG ATTCCTTCCACATACGGGCCAGAAAGGTTGAACCTATTGAGACAGCTCGAGAAAGTCAAGGAACTGCAAACAAACGAAACTGAGGCCGAAGAAAGCACCGAGAAAATAGCATATGACTAA